One window of Novipirellula aureliae genomic DNA carries:
- a CDS encoding DUF1559 family PulG-like putative transporter — protein sequence MNVMTENSFPSTRLGNSPKLRSVEVVKLLTPLELKAARPLRPENRGKAGFTLVELLVVIAIIGVLVGLMLPAMQNLREMSRRSNCQQNLTQLSLALSTYAMEHTHYPVGTIADSGPVRSEAVGDHHNWIIGLLPMLDAQTVYDAVDKNKSVYAPENAEVRNLRLPFLQCPSATKMRENTSCYAGIVSSTETPIDTNNDGVMFLNVPVRDEDISDGLAYTAFVAEKLSRFEDDLGWMSGTRSSLRNTGHPINAELANVRGKSSFTTTLDPLYVGGIASDHGSGAHVLMGSGEYKFCSESIDLEILKQMGNRADGGIPIEWKSSEPNSETLTPNVAPAPKADPTPAEAAE from the coding sequence ATGAACGTGATGACAGAAAACTCGTTTCCAAGCACCCGTCTGGGCAACTCTCCCAAGCTTCGCTCGGTGGAGGTGGTTAAGTTGTTGACTCCGTTGGAGTTAAAAGCTGCACGACCACTGCGCCCGGAAAATAGGGGAAAGGCCGGCTTTACCCTCGTCGAGTTGCTGGTCGTTATCGCTATCATCGGCGTCCTGGTCGGACTCATGCTGCCGGCGATGCAGAACCTGCGTGAAATGTCGCGGCGGTCGAATTGCCAGCAAAACTTGACCCAGCTTTCCTTGGCTCTTTCCACTTACGCCATGGAGCATACTCATTACCCGGTCGGCACGATCGCGGATTCGGGACCGGTCCGAAGCGAAGCCGTCGGTGACCACCATAATTGGATCATCGGATTGTTGCCGATGCTCGATGCACAAACCGTCTACGATGCTGTCGATAAAAACAAGAGCGTCTATGCGCCGGAAAATGCCGAGGTGCGAAACCTTCGTCTGCCTTTCTTGCAATGCCCATCGGCGACCAAGATGCGAGAAAACACGTCCTGTTATGCTGGCATTGTTTCGTCGACCGAGACGCCAATCGACACCAATAATGACGGTGTGATGTTCCTAAACGTCCCCGTTCGCGATGAGGACATCAGCGATGGTCTCGCTTATACCGCCTTCGTTGCTGAGAAATTGTCGCGGTTCGAAGACGACTTGGGCTGGATGAGTGGAACACGATCGAGTTTGCGTAATACGGGGCATCCGATTAACGCTGAATTGGCGAACGTTCGCGGCAAGTCCAGTTTTACGACGACGCTAGATCCGCTGTATGTCGGTGGCATCGCCAGTGATCACGGCAGTGGTGCACATGTATTGATGGGCAGCGGCGAATACAAGTTTTGCAGCGAGTCGATCGACCTGGAAATTCTCAAACAGATGGGCAATCGTGCCGATGGTGGCATTCCGATCGAGTGGAAGAGTAGTGAACCGAATAGCGAAACCTTGACGCCGAACGTTGCTCCAGCTCCCAAAGCGGATCCAACTCCAGCGGAGGCAGCGGAGTGA
- a CDS encoding prolipoprotein diacylglyceryl transferase family protein, giving the protein MRSTLFFIPHEVAGLPVFGFGWGLILIAVGFLIRLLLLKKTHQSPRAFLASEGPMWGLIAFAIVFILPVVELKNLAGEPVGMAIRGYGVMLLLGVLSAVALAMARARRRGIDPDAIIGMAPWVFIGGIVGARLFYVVQYSDRFMHDSWGETIRSMLTFTEGGLVVYGGFIFGTLAGVFYAVRQRLPLWRLGDAIVPCMFIGLAFGRIGCLLNGCCYGGACPDYWAALHFPVGSPVYVDQLQSGSLVGLDVDPDSGIIRRVRPGSLAAKDGIESGSRLEKLQLDDRDLEKLSSDMPYERAPRGVLAMIDGKVYQWSSDQLPERAMPVQPAQLISSFSAICLCGLLCAASYWFRREGAIMMLGFASYAVLRFGLEWIRVDEQGQFGTDLSISQWVSVLVFALSVVGLFWIYGRKQPSSKVEA; this is encoded by the coding sequence ATGCGTAGCACCTTGTTTTTCATTCCGCACGAAGTCGCCGGACTACCGGTGTTCGGATTCGGCTGGGGCCTGATCCTGATCGCGGTCGGTTTCCTGATTCGACTGCTACTGCTCAAAAAAACGCACCAATCACCGAGAGCGTTCCTAGCCAGCGAAGGGCCGATGTGGGGTTTGATAGCCTTTGCAATCGTGTTCATTTTGCCGGTGGTGGAGCTAAAGAACCTGGCTGGTGAGCCAGTTGGCATGGCAATTCGCGGCTATGGCGTAATGCTGTTATTGGGTGTTTTATCAGCGGTTGCGCTGGCCATGGCTCGTGCTCGGCGGCGAGGTATCGATCCCGATGCGATCATTGGCATGGCACCGTGGGTTTTCATCGGCGGGATCGTAGGGGCCCGTCTGTTCTACGTCGTTCAGTACTCGGACCGCTTCATGCACGACAGCTGGGGTGAAACGATTCGTAGCATGCTGACGTTTACCGAAGGCGGGCTGGTGGTTTACGGTGGTTTTATCTTCGGAACACTCGCTGGTGTCTTCTATGCCGTTCGCCAGCGATTACCGCTATGGCGATTGGGGGATGCGATCGTTCCCTGTATGTTTATCGGCCTAGCGTTTGGCCGAATCGGTTGCCTTCTCAATGGCTGCTGTTACGGTGGAGCGTGTCCTGACTACTGGGCTGCCCTACATTTTCCGGTCGGCAGTCCTGTTTATGTCGACCAACTACAAAGCGGCTCATTGGTTGGTCTTGATGTCGACCCCGACAGTGGCATCATTCGCCGTGTTCGGCCGGGCAGCTTGGCTGCAAAAGACGGAATTGAGAGTGGTAGTCGACTTGAAAAACTGCAACTCGACGACCGAGACCTCGAAAAACTATCCAGCGACATGCCGTATGAACGAGCCCCACGCGGAGTGTTGGCAATGATCGATGGAAAGGTCTATCAGTGGAGTAGCGATCAGTTGCCAGAACGAGCGATGCCGGTCCAGCCAGCTCAGTTAATCAGTAGTTTCTCGGCAATCTGTTTGTGCGGGCTACTCTGCGCCGCCTCGTATTGGTTCCGACGCGAAGGGGCGATTATGATGTTGGGATTCGCCAGCTATGCGGTATTGAGGTTTGGGTTAGAGTGGATCCGTGTTGATGAACAGGGGCAATTTGGGACCGATTTATCGATTTCACAGTGGGTCAGTGTGCTGGTATTTGCATTGTCAGTTGTCGGACTCTTTTGGATCTACGGTCGGAAGCAGCCAAGCAGCAAAGTGGAGGCATGA
- a CDS encoding methyltransferase domain-containing protein, whose product MNLNRIKEAPWLDDPSLGEHERMQAIAGMARFNRLSGIGDVLFHRLERFASNVPGRPLKVLDLESGSADLPIHWAVKAKRRSVDLQITASDHREAVLEQHRQAIIEHDVDVHSAKIDCLNHPLPSGFDVIVCSDLMHQLEEPQVFRLLQSMQQSAGLAMVVCDFERTRWNFTVAKTASRLLTRSRVLQHDTPLRIRAAYTREEFSKIANAALCRTIMIRAIVPCRMLAVASEVVAPVPAPAFA is encoded by the coding sequence ATGAATTTGAACCGAATCAAAGAAGCTCCGTGGTTGGACGACCCATCGCTTGGAGAACACGAGCGAATGCAAGCGATAGCAGGGATGGCACGTTTCAATCGTTTAAGCGGAATTGGTGATGTTCTGTTTCATCGTCTCGAGCGTTTCGCTTCGAATGTTCCAGGCCGTCCACTCAAGGTACTCGATTTGGAAAGCGGTAGTGCTGATTTACCAATCCATTGGGCGGTCAAGGCCAAGCGACGGAGCGTTGACCTGCAAATCACGGCATCGGATCATCGTGAAGCGGTCCTCGAACAACATCGACAAGCGATTATAGAGCATGACGTCGATGTTCATTCAGCCAAAATCGACTGCTTGAACCATCCACTCCCATCCGGATTCGACGTCATTGTCTGCTCAGACCTGATGCACCAATTGGAAGAACCGCAAGTGTTTCGGTTGCTTCAATCGATGCAGCAATCAGCTGGCTTGGCGATGGTGGTATGTGACTTCGAAAGAACTCGATGGAATTTCACAGTTGCCAAGACCGCGTCCCGTTTGCTGACACGATCCCGAGTGCTCCAGCATGACACACCGCTGAGAATTAGAGCGGCGTACACGCGCGAGGAATTCTCGAAAATCGCCAATGCGGCATTATGCCGCACCATCATGATTCGTGCGATCGTCCCCTGCCGAATGCTTGCGGTGGCCAGTGAAGTGGTTGCACCGGTCCCCGCGCCTGCATTTGCGTAA
- a CDS encoding NAD(P)H-dependent oxidoreductase subunit E, with protein MPKETTAIIEQIAHQFENDPTRLMDVARAVHGRLGHLSELSIGLIAKNLGIHRAQVRDMVSFYAFFSRSPQGKNVIRICTAVVERMKGADALVEAFEKELGIFLGETTEDGKVTLEKASCIGLSDQAPSVLINGIALTQLTPEDVPAIVAAIRSGDEFDTLPQARVRKNLRQSGPILLGPYDSGAALRKAIRKTPAEILAELYTSHLRGCGGAGFPTASKWDKCRNSPGKSHYVICNADEGEPGTFKDRVILMENPELVFDGMTIAGFTIGAKEGMIYLRGEYDYLRGDLERALANHRQLGLLGNDICGLEGFDFDIRIQAAAGAYICGEESALIESLEGKRGAPRDRPPFPVERGYKEQPTLVNNVETFVGVSRILENGGEWFSRLGTEQSKGTKLLSISGDCQLPGVYEVEYGITVAKLLQQVGAEDAQAVQIGGPSGHCIGPKDYLRKIAFEDLPTGGSIILFGPDRDILEYMYQFGEFFAEESCGWCVPCRVGTTLLLKELREVLDGHATHTELDALKKLCGTIKTMSQCGLGQTAPNPILSTIDQFPELYEARLQKGDFYPRLNLQEALKAGSACSGREPIQIEVEKHTVNT; from the coding sequence ATGCCAAAAGAAACGACTGCGATCATCGAACAGATCGCACATCAGTTTGAGAACGATCCTACGCGGTTGATGGATGTCGCCCGGGCTGTCCATGGGCGATTGGGACATCTTTCGGAACTTAGCATCGGGCTGATCGCTAAAAACTTGGGAATCCATCGTGCTCAAGTCCGCGACATGGTCAGTTTCTATGCCTTCTTTTCGCGGTCACCTCAAGGCAAGAACGTCATCCGTATCTGTACGGCAGTCGTTGAAAGAATGAAGGGTGCCGATGCATTGGTCGAAGCTTTTGAGAAAGAGCTTGGCATTTTTCTTGGCGAGACAACCGAGGACGGTAAAGTCACTTTGGAAAAGGCTTCCTGTATCGGCCTTAGTGACCAAGCCCCGAGTGTATTGATCAACGGCATCGCGCTGACACAACTTACACCCGAGGATGTTCCCGCAATCGTTGCCGCGATTCGATCGGGTGACGAGTTTGATACGCTACCGCAGGCGCGAGTGCGTAAGAATTTGCGGCAAAGTGGACCCATTCTTTTGGGGCCCTACGACAGTGGAGCGGCGCTACGAAAGGCGATCCGCAAAACACCTGCCGAAATCCTTGCCGAGTTGTACACTTCCCATTTGCGAGGTTGTGGTGGTGCGGGTTTCCCCACCGCCAGCAAGTGGGATAAATGCCGAAACTCGCCTGGCAAATCACATTATGTCATCTGCAATGCCGATGAAGGGGAACCGGGGACGTTCAAGGATCGTGTGATCCTGATGGAAAATCCCGAGCTTGTTTTTGACGGCATGACGATCGCCGGTTTTACAATCGGTGCCAAAGAGGGAATGATCTACCTTCGTGGCGAGTACGACTATTTGCGAGGGGATCTCGAACGCGCCCTTGCGAACCATCGCCAACTTGGGCTGTTGGGAAATGACATCTGTGGCCTCGAAGGATTTGACTTTGATATCCGCATCCAAGCGGCAGCCGGTGCTTATATCTGTGGTGAAGAGTCAGCGTTGATCGAATCCTTAGAAGGCAAACGCGGAGCCCCTCGAGACCGACCGCCCTTTCCCGTCGAACGCGGCTACAAGGAACAACCGACTCTTGTGAACAACGTCGAAACGTTTGTCGGTGTTTCGCGGATTCTCGAAAACGGTGGCGAATGGTTCTCGCGTCTTGGGACCGAGCAAAGCAAAGGAACGAAACTGCTTAGCATCTCAGGCGATTGCCAACTACCGGGGGTCTACGAAGTCGAATATGGCATCACGGTTGCCAAACTGTTGCAACAAGTAGGAGCCGAGGACGCCCAGGCGGTCCAGATTGGCGGTCCATCAGGGCATTGTATCGGACCAAAGGATTACTTGCGGAAAATCGCATTCGAAGACCTGCCGACGGGCGGTTCGATCATTCTCTTCGGTCCCGATCGCGATATTTTGGAATACATGTATCAATTTGGTGAATTCTTTGCCGAGGAGTCTTGTGGTTGGTGTGTTCCCTGTCGCGTTGGCACCACCCTCCTACTCAAAGAACTTCGCGAGGTTCTCGATGGACACGCAACGCATACGGAATTGGATGCGCTGAAAAAACTTTGTGGGACGATCAAGACGATGAGCCAATGTGGGTTGGGCCAAACCGCGCCGAATCCAATACTGAGTACGATTGACCAGTTCCCCGAATTGTACGAAGCCCGCTTGCAGAAGGGCGACTTCTACCCGCGGCTAAATTTGCAAGAAGCGTTGAAAGCAGGATCTGCCTGTTCGGGACGCGAACCGATTCAGATCGAAGTTGAAAAACACACGGTGAACACTTAA
- a CDS encoding 2Fe-2S iron-sulfur cluster-binding protein, protein MSDNTVTITIDSKPIQAKLGQKIIEAAEDAGIYIPRLCHHKDLPPRGHCRLCVVKVDGRPRSSCTIPVEEGMTIENDTEELNAHRRMVLEMMFVEGNHFCPSCETSGNCELQAEGYRLGMISPTLPYIETHRELDATHPDVFINRDLCILCGRCVRASAIQDGKTVFAFEGRGIHKVITVNAEHGLSETTMDVADAAARVCPTGCLRTKRVGYSIPIGQRRYDHTPIGSEIERAGSK, encoded by the coding sequence ATGAGTGACAACACCGTCACGATTACGATCGACTCAAAACCGATCCAAGCAAAGCTAGGCCAGAAGATCATTGAGGCAGCAGAGGATGCCGGAATCTATATCCCGAGACTCTGCCACCACAAGGATTTGCCACCGCGAGGTCATTGTCGGTTGTGCGTGGTGAAAGTCGATGGGCGTCCACGAAGCTCTTGCACCATCCCGGTCGAAGAGGGGATGACGATCGAAAACGATACCGAAGAGTTGAATGCCCATCGCCGCATGGTGCTCGAAATGATGTTTGTCGAAGGCAATCATTTTTGTCCTTCTTGTGAAACAAGCGGCAACTGCGAACTGCAAGCCGAAGGCTATCGGCTAGGCATGATCTCGCCAACACTGCCCTACATTGAAACGCACCGTGAACTGGATGCGACCCATCCCGATGTATTTATCAACCGGGACTTGTGCATTCTCTGCGGACGCTGTGTGCGAGCGTCGGCGATTCAAGACGGCAAAACCGTGTTTGCCTTTGAAGGTCGAGGCATTCACAAAGTGATTACAGTCAATGCCGAGCATGGCTTGTCCGAAACCACGATGGACGTTGCAGACGCGGCGGCACGCGTTTGCCCTACGGGATGCTTGCGCACCAAACGTGTCGGATACTCGATTCCGATTGGACAAAGACGGTACGACCATACGCCGATCGGATCGGAGATTGAACGGGCGGGGTCAAAATGA
- a CDS encoding NADH-quinone oxidoreductase subunit B family protein, whose translation MSKPTIATGHFTGCFGCHMSLLDIDERILQLTELVEFDKSPINDKKRFNRMVDIGIIEGGCSNDENVEFLRMFRENCHTLVAIGACALTGGVPAMRNTVPLRECLEEAFLSGPSVVDGVIPNDPDIPIMLDRVYPAHEVVKIDYFIPGCPPSADALWTAIVALLEGREPVLDYELLKYD comes from the coding sequence ATGTCAAAGCCAACCATTGCCACGGGCCATTTTACCGGTTGTTTCGGATGCCACATGTCACTGCTTGATATCGATGAGCGGATCTTGCAACTGACGGAGCTGGTCGAATTCGACAAGTCGCCAATCAATGACAAAAAGCGATTCAATCGAATGGTCGATATCGGAATCATCGAAGGAGGTTGCAGCAATGATGAGAATGTCGAATTCTTACGGATGTTCCGCGAAAATTGCCACACCCTCGTTGCGATCGGAGCTTGTGCCCTGACCGGCGGTGTGCCTGCAATGCGAAACACCGTGCCGCTGCGCGAGTGTCTCGAGGAAGCGTTTCTGAGTGGACCGTCGGTGGTTGATGGAGTCATCCCCAACGATCCAGATATCCCGATCATGCTCGACCGTGTGTACCCAGCCCATGAAGTGGTCAAAATCGATTACTTCATTCCTGGCTGCCCACCTTCCGCCGACGCTCTTTGGACCGCGATTGTGGCGTTGCTCGAAGGCCGAGAACCCGTGCTCGATTATGAACTGCTCAAATACGACTGA
- a CDS encoding Ni/Fe hydrogenase subunit alpha, whose product MTTTTQNGTRKIVINPVTRVEGHGKVTIQLDEANHVTQARFHIIEFRGFERFVQGHFYWEVPVMVQRLCGICPVSHHLCASKACDRIVGAEPITPTAEKIRRLMHYGQTFQSHALHFYHLSSPDLLFGFDAPVEQRNVIGVIEAYPEIAKKAVLMRKFGQEVIKATAGKKIHGTGSIPGGMNKHLSLEDRDRLAAEVDTMVEWSLEGLQLCKKVTRGSAETLLPFGTFESNFLSIVRSDGCLDLYDGKLRAKDADGNIIFDQVDPSDYLDVIREGVRNWSYMKFPFLRDLGQDKGWYRVGPLARINNCDFIDTPIAETERQEFMQLGAGRPIHSTMAYHWARLIELVHSAEKMQELLADPDVLRGELTTSGERRGTGIAIIEAPRGTLIHHYDVDENDQVLRGNLIVSTTHNNEAMNQAVRVVADQYIEGQAEISEGMLNAIEVGIRAYDPCLSCATHALGQMRLRVQLIGPDGAVLDEKARE is encoded by the coding sequence ATGACAACGACCACTCAAAACGGCACTCGCAAAATCGTGATCAATCCGGTGACCCGAGTCGAAGGTCATGGCAAGGTTACGATTCAATTGGACGAGGCCAACCATGTGACCCAAGCACGGTTTCACATTATCGAGTTTCGCGGATTCGAGCGATTCGTACAGGGGCATTTTTACTGGGAAGTTCCGGTAATGGTGCAACGGCTTTGCGGTATTTGTCCGGTCAGCCATCATCTATGCGCGTCGAAGGCGTGTGACAGGATCGTCGGTGCAGAGCCCATCACACCGACTGCGGAAAAGATTCGGCGGCTGATGCACTATGGCCAAACCTTTCAATCGCACGCACTGCATTTCTATCACTTGTCGTCGCCTGATCTTTTATTCGGATTCGATGCTCCGGTCGAACAACGCAACGTGATTGGCGTGATCGAGGCGTACCCCGAAATCGCAAAAAAAGCAGTGCTGATGCGAAAGTTTGGGCAGGAGGTCATCAAGGCGACTGCGGGCAAGAAGATCCACGGTACTGGCTCGATCCCCGGCGGCATGAATAAGCATCTATCACTCGAAGATCGTGACCGTTTGGCTGCCGAAGTCGACACGATGGTCGAGTGGAGTTTAGAAGGATTGCAGTTATGCAAAAAGGTGACTCGCGGCAGTGCGGAAACGCTACTGCCGTTCGGTACGTTTGAATCCAACTTTCTCAGCATCGTTCGCTCCGATGGCTGTTTGGATCTCTACGATGGAAAACTTCGCGCCAAGGATGCCGATGGCAACATCATCTTTGACCAAGTCGACCCGTCTGATTATTTGGATGTCATCCGCGAAGGTGTCCGCAATTGGAGTTACATGAAGTTTCCGTTCCTTCGAGACCTGGGACAAGACAAAGGATGGTACCGCGTCGGTCCGCTCGCACGCATCAACAATTGCGACTTCATCGACACTCCGATCGCTGAAACAGAACGCCAAGAATTTATGCAGCTTGGTGCAGGTCGTCCCATCCATTCCACCATGGCCTATCATTGGGCTCGATTGATCGAATTAGTGCATAGCGCTGAGAAGATGCAAGAATTGCTGGCGGATCCAGACGTTTTGCGTGGCGAGTTGACGACCAGCGGCGAACGTCGGGGGACCGGAATCGCGATTATCGAAGCTCCGCGTGGCACGCTCATTCATCATTACGACGTCGATGAAAACGATCAGGTCCTCCGAGGCAACTTGATCGTCTCGACAACACATAACAACGAAGCGATGAACCAAGCCGTTCGCGTCGTCGCCGACCAGTATATCGAGGGACAAGCTGAAATCAGCGAGGGGATGCTCAATGCGATTGAAGTTGGCATCCGCGCTTATGATCCCTGCCTTAGTTGCGCGACGCATGCCTTGGGTCAAATGCGTTTACGCGTCCAATTGATTGGACCTGACGGTGCCGTGCTTGACGAGAAAGCGCGAGAATGA
- a CDS encoding hydrogenase maturation protease, giving the protein MNHTRTLIIACGNPLRGDDGLGPALVDRLSSLQRSDIETDVDYQLNIEDAVTIAAYKRVLFVDASVTAPSPFLLQPLAPSSEITFTSHSVTPGAILAICQDHFHHRPEAWVMGIRGFRFELGEGLSIDARTNLDDAFAGVIEWIQR; this is encoded by the coding sequence ATGAACCACACCCGGACACTGATAATTGCTTGTGGCAATCCGCTACGAGGTGATGACGGGCTCGGACCAGCGCTCGTCGATCGGCTTTCTAGCCTCCAGCGGTCCGATATCGAAACCGACGTCGATTATCAACTCAATATCGAAGACGCCGTGACTATCGCGGCCTACAAAAGAGTTCTGTTTGTTGACGCCAGCGTGACTGCACCATCACCGTTCTTGCTGCAACCGCTTGCCCCATCTAGCGAAATCACTTTCACCAGTCACAGCGTAACACCAGGAGCGATTCTTGCGATTTGCCAGGACCACTTTCATCATCGACCCGAGGCGTGGGTGATGGGCATCCGCGGCTTTCGCTTCGAACTTGGCGAAGGCTTATCCATCGACGCACGTACCAATCTCGATGACGCTTTCGCTGGCGTTATCGAGTGGATCCAAAGGTGA
- the hypF gene encoding carbamoyltransferase HypF: MRMQRWRIRVTGVVQGVGYRPFVWRLAHSSRLSGWVRNDSMGVLIEAQGSRTELAEFCGRLRSEAPSLSLVRDILHETIDSVPKEHAFRINTGQKEADPHAFVSPDVSICSDCLAEINDPADRRYQYPFTNCTACGPRYTIITKLPYDRASTTMSDFEMCTSCRREYDNPADRRFHAQPNACPECGPSTWFIKSGENQEIRGRDAMQAVKESVARGGIVAIKGVGGFHLACDARNSEAVAKLRERKHRFEKPLAVMVADIATCESIAVLSDADRVLLESRQRPIVVLHRQEGAESLCELVAPGSDFVGVVLAYSPLHSLLLRPGDVWVMTSGNLSDEPIAYDNDDAIERLRKIADAFLLHDRRIETVCDDSVLRVLDGEVLPIRRSRGYAPLPIKLPTDGPPVLAVGGEIKATACVTKGHHCFLSQHIGDMGNQETLSAMENAVDHLLRLYNIKPDSVVADQHPNYLSSAWAEQFSRKHAVPMLRVQHHHAHVASLLAEHSIVPEEKIIGVCFDGTGFGTDEAIWGGEWLIANASDFERYAHLAYLPLPGGDACIRHPSRSALAALYQAGIEWSDSLASVFVTAAKERTVLDQQLQRNFRCVPSSSMGRLFDAVASLCGVRHVVSYEGQAAMECEAIAARKLDESQFKPYDITVIDGDIQQIDTTHLIHQIVSELLRKRSAADILVRFHLTVAEMIARISLNARAKHRIDRVGLTGGVFQNVLLTRLARQRLMHEGFEVLTHTIVPPNDGGLALGQAWIAQRRTVLLHRERYLFGGEAPSYDQDR, encoded by the coding sequence ATGAGAATGCAACGTTGGCGAATTCGGGTAACAGGCGTGGTGCAAGGCGTTGGGTATCGACCTTTCGTTTGGCGGTTGGCACATTCTTCCCGATTATCCGGTTGGGTTCGCAATGATTCGATGGGAGTCCTAATCGAGGCACAGGGTTCTCGTACAGAATTGGCGGAATTCTGCGGGCGTCTACGATCCGAGGCTCCGTCGTTATCGCTTGTTCGCGATATTCTTCATGAGACGATCGACTCCGTTCCAAAGGAGCACGCGTTTCGTATCAACACAGGGCAAAAGGAGGCAGATCCGCATGCGTTCGTCTCGCCCGATGTCAGTATTTGTTCTGACTGTTTAGCCGAGATCAATGATCCAGCGGATCGACGGTATCAATACCCCTTCACCAATTGTACGGCTTGTGGTCCTCGCTATACGATCATTACAAAACTGCCCTATGACCGGGCATCGACGACAATGAGTGACTTTGAGATGTGCACGTCGTGTCGACGGGAGTACGACAATCCTGCGGATCGACGTTTTCATGCTCAACCAAATGCCTGCCCCGAGTGCGGGCCATCGACATGGTTCATCAAGTCAGGTGAGAATCAAGAAATCCGAGGAAGGGATGCGATGCAAGCGGTGAAGGAATCGGTCGCGCGGGGTGGCATCGTCGCCATCAAAGGCGTTGGCGGTTTCCATCTGGCTTGTGACGCCAGGAACTCGGAAGCCGTTGCGAAATTACGAGAGCGAAAACATCGTTTCGAAAAACCGCTGGCAGTCATGGTTGCTGACATTGCAACGTGCGAATCAATCGCCGTGCTTAGCGATGCCGATCGGGTCCTGCTCGAAAGTCGGCAACGCCCTATCGTTGTGCTGCACCGGCAAGAAGGAGCGGAATCGTTGTGCGAATTGGTTGCCCCCGGCAGCGACTTTGTTGGAGTGGTGTTGGCCTATTCACCGCTGCACAGCTTGTTGCTGCGACCCGGTGATGTCTGGGTGATGACGTCGGGGAATTTGTCGGACGAGCCCATTGCGTACGACAACGATGACGCGATCGAGCGATTGAGAAAAATTGCGGACGCTTTTCTGCTTCATGACCGGCGAATTGAGACGGTTTGCGATGACTCGGTTCTTCGTGTCTTAGATGGCGAGGTGCTGCCGATTCGACGTTCCCGTGGCTATGCGCCCCTGCCGATTAAACTACCTACCGATGGGCCTCCGGTGCTTGCGGTTGGCGGCGAGATCAAGGCGACCGCGTGCGTGACCAAAGGACACCACTGTTTCCTGAGCCAACATATTGGTGACATGGGAAACCAAGAAACACTGTCGGCGATGGAAAATGCCGTGGATCATTTGTTGCGACTCTACAACATCAAGCCCGACTCGGTCGTCGCAGATCAGCATCCCAATTATTTGTCGAGCGCCTGGGCAGAGCAGTTTTCAAGGAAACACGCAGTCCCGATGCTGCGAGTTCAGCATCACCATGCCCATGTTGCATCCCTGCTAGCCGAGCATTCGATCGTACCCGAAGAAAAGATAATTGGTGTTTGTTTCGATGGAACGGGATTCGGAACCGACGAAGCGATTTGGGGTGGCGAATGGCTGATCGCGAATGCAAGTGACTTTGAACGCTACGCGCATCTGGCGTATCTGCCGCTGCCGGGAGGCGATGCCTGTATCCGGCATCCGTCGAGATCGGCTTTGGCAGCCCTTTATCAAGCTGGGATTGAGTGGTCCGATTCTCTGGCGTCCGTCTTCGTAACGGCAGCGAAGGAGCGAACCGTGTTGGACCAGCAGCTTCAGCGAAACTTTCGTTGTGTACCAAGCAGCAGTATGGGGCGGCTTTTCGACGCTGTCGCTTCACTTTGTGGCGTGCGTCATGTGGTGAGTTATGAAGGGCAAGCGGCGATGGAGTGCGAGGCAATTGCCGCTCGAAAATTGGATGAGTCGCAATTCAAACCCTACGATATTACGGTTATCGACGGTGACATTCAGCAAATCGATACGACGCATTTGATTCACCAAATTGTTTCGGAACTTCTTCGAAAACGATCCGCTGCGGATATTTTAGTTCGTTTCCATCTCACCGTTGCTGAAATGATTGCTCGCATCAGTCTCAACGCGCGTGCAAAGCACCGAATCGATCGAGTCGGGCTGACTGGCGGAGTGTTCCAAAATGTCTTGCTGACGCGGCTCGCCCGGCAACGGCTAATGCACGAGGGGTTCGAGGTTTTGACGCACACCATTGTGCCGCCAAATGACGGCGGTCTCGCATTGGGACAAGCGTGGATTGCCCAGCGTCGCACGGTGCTCCTCCACCGCGAGAGGTATCTGTTCGGTGGCGAAGCACCAAGCTACGATCAAGATCGATAA
- a CDS encoding HypC/HybG/HupF family hydrogenase formation chaperone, producing MTVTNMCLAVPGQVESLFCENETSMGRVNFGGVVKEVCMAFLPEIKVGDYVIVHVGFAINQIDEESAQETLETFAELGWLEDELEELRANGEEANGEEA from the coding sequence ATGACGGTAACCAATATGTGCTTAGCCGTTCCTGGACAAGTCGAATCTCTGTTCTGCGAAAACGAAACCTCAATGGGACGAGTCAATTTTGGCGGCGTCGTCAAGGAGGTCTGCATGGCATTCTTGCCAGAGATCAAGGTTGGCGATTATGTCATCGTCCATGTCGGGTTTGCGATCAATCAAATCGATGAAGAGTCGGCTCAGGAAACATTGGAAACGTTTGCCGAACTTGGATGGCTGGAGGATGAACTCGAGGAACTTCGGGCCAATGGAGAAGAAGCCAATGGAGAAGAAGCGTGA